One genomic window of Thermoleophilaceae bacterium includes the following:
- the rpsT gene encoding 30S ribosomal protein S20 — protein sequence MANIASQEKRIHRAERERLENRRYTSSIKTYFRRLEAAVAAGDAATADAEHRELVSRIDRAVKRHALHKNNGARKKSRAAALRAKLGS from the coding sequence ATGGCAAACATCGCCTCACAAGAAAAGCGCATCCACCGGGCGGAGCGGGAGCGGCTCGAGAACCGCCGCTACACGTCGTCGATCAAGACGTACTTCCGGCGCCTCGAGGCGGCCGTCGCGGCGGGTGACGCCGCCACCGCCGACGCGGAGCATCGCGAGCTCGTCTCGCGCATCGACCGCGCCGTGAAGCGCCACGCGCTCCACAAGAACAACGGCGCCCGGAAGAAGTCTCGCGCAGCCGCTCTGCGCGCCAAGCTGGGCTCTTAG